The Mesorhizobium opportunistum WSM2075 DNA window CAGGCGCGGGAAAACCCGACGCAAGGAGCGGACCAATGGCAGCGCAGCCGAAGCGTGGCGGCCTCAACGGCCTCACCGCCGGCATCATCGGCGGTGTCATCGCGCTGGTCGGCGCCGGCGGCCTGCAATTCGCCGGTCTGCTCGGCGCGCCGGGTTCCGGCGCCGGCGTCTCGCTCGATGGCGTCAACAGCGACATCGCCTCGCTGAAGAGCGAAATCACCCGCCTGAAGGAGGCCGACGGCAACAACGATGCAGCGGCCAAGCTGGTCGGGCTTTCTTCGGGCCTGGAGCAGGTTAGGGCCGATGTCGCGGCGCTGAAATCGGCGGTTGAATCCGGCGGCGCCGGCGACAATGCCGGGCTCGCCGCACTCGGTGACAAGGTCAAGCAGATCGAAACCGCGGTCGCGGCTCTCGGCAAGGCCGGCCGCGCGGCGCCGGTCGATCTCGGCCCGCTCAACGAAAAGCTGGCCGATCTCGATGCGCTGGTGAAATCGACAGGCGAGGCGGCGAAGGCCCAGGACGGACGGCTCGCCGCGCTCGAACAGTCGGTGTCGCAGCTCTCCGGCAAGGTCGACGCCCAGGCTTCGCAGCCGAAGATCGCGCTCGCCATCGCCGCCTCGGCGCTGAAGGCGGCGCTCGACCGTGGCGCGCCGTTCTCGGCCGAACTCGATACGCTGGCCGCGATTTCGCCCAACGCGCCTGAACTCGCGACCTTGCGACCCTATGCCGAAAAGGGCGTCCCGACCCGTGCCGAGATCGCATCGCAGATGGATGCCGCGGCCAATGCCATGGTCGCCGCCGCAACGCCGGTCGACCAGAATGCCGGCTTCCTCGACAATTTGATGTCGAGCGCCGAATCGCTGGTCAAGGTCCGGCCGATTGGCGCCGTCGAAGGGGCCGGCGCGCCGGAAACGGTCGCGCGCATGGAGGTGGCGGTCAATCAGGGCGACTATGCCAAGGCGCTCAGCGAATACGACACGCTGCCGGCAGCGGTGAAGACCGCCGGCGCTGACTTTGCCGGCAAACTGAAGGCCCGCGTCGAGGTCGAAACCCAGGTCGACGCGCTGATCTCCAGCGCGATGAAGGCATGAGGGCAACACAATGATCCGCCTGCTCGCCTTCCTCGTCGTCGTCTTCGCGCTAGGGTTGGGCTTTGCCTGGCTGGCCGACCGGCCGGGCGACATGGTCATCACCTTCAACGGCTACCAGTACCAGGTCAGCCTTATGGTCGCGGCGGTGGCCGTCGTCGCCGTCGTGGCCGCGGTGATGATCGCGTGGTGGCTCGTCAAGTCGCTGTGGAACAGCCCCTACACCATCTCGCGCTATTTCCGCGTGCGCCGCCGCGACCGCGGCTATCAGGCGCTGTCGACCGGCATGATCGCCGCCGGCGCCGGCGACGGCGCACTGGCCCGCAAGAAGACCAAGGAAGCGGCCAAGCTGATCCGCTCCGACCAGGAGCCGCTGATCCATCTCCTTGAGGCGCAAGCGTCGCTGCTCGAAGGCGATCACGAAGGCGCGCGGCAGAAATTCGAGAGCATGCTGGACGATCCCGAAATGCGGCTGCTCGGCCTGCGCGGCCTCTATCTCGAAGCCGAGAGCCTGGGCGACCGCAACGCGGCGCGCCATTATGCCGGCCGTGCCGCTGTGATGGCGCCGCAGCTTGCCTGGGCCGCTGAATCGACGCTGGAGGAGCTGACCGCGCGCGGCGACTGGGACGGCGCCCTGAAGCTGGTCGATGCGCAGAAGTCGACACGGCAGATCGAACGCGACGCCGCCAACCGCCGCCGTGCCGTGCTGCTGACCGCCAAGGCGCAGTCGCTCGCCGACAGCGACCCCAACGCGGCAAGGACAGCGGCGCTGGAGGCCAACAAGCTGCGGCCGGACTTTGCCCCCGCCGCCGTCGCCGCCGCCGCGGCGCTGTTCAAGCAGAACGACGTGCGCAAGGGCTCGAAGATCCTGGAGACGGCATGGAAGGCCGAGCCGCATCCGGAGGTCGCCGAGCTCTATACCCATGCAAGGCCGGGCGACGCCGTGCTCGACCGCCTGAACCGGGCGAAGAAGCTGCAGGAGATGAAGAAGAACCACGCCGAATCGTCGATGACGGTGGCGCGCGCCGCGCTCGATGCGATGGATTTTTCGACCGCGCGCCGCGAGGCCGAGGCGGCGATCCGGATGGACCGCCGCGAGGGCGCCTATCTGCTGCTCGCCGACATCGAGGAAGCCGAGACCGGAGACCAGGGCAAGGTCAGGCAGCTGCTCTCCAAGGCGGTACGGGCGCCGCGCGATCCGGCCTGGGTCGCCGACGGCGTCGTTTCGGAACGCTGGGCGCCGGTATCGCCGGTCACCGGCCGGCTCGATGCCTTCGAGTGGCGTGCGCCGATGGAGCGGCTTGGCCAGCTCATCGACAGCCGGGATGAGACGCCGGGTGCCGCCGTGCCGGTCATCGAGGCGCTGGCGAAGCCGGCCAGCGAAACGCCGGCCGACGTGATCGAACACGCCGCCGCGAGCAGCGAGGCGACGGGCAAGGCGGCTGAAAGCCGCGAGGACCACGTCAAGCCGGTTACGGCCGCGGCGTTCGCGGCGGTGCCGGCCGATGCCGAGGGCGTGGAGCCGGCGGAAGAATTGACGCGCTTGCCGGACGATCCCGGCGTCGATCCGGACGACGAGGCGGAGAAGTCGCCGCGCCGCTTCCGGCTGTTTTGATTTGGCCATCGGGCGGTTGGGAATGAATTGATGTTCGAACGTGTTCTGTCGTTTCTCAGGGACTTGCCGGCCAGTTCCGGCACGCATGCCAGCACGGACGATCCGCGCGTCGCCGCCTCGGCGCTGCTCTACCATGTGATGAATGCCGACGGCGTGCGGCAGGATGTCGAATGGGAGCGATTCAAGGCGGTGCTGGCCGAGAGCTACTCGATCAGCGGTGCCGAACTCGAGGCGCTCGCCGCCGCCGGCGAGCGCGCCGACAACGAGGCGATTGACCTCTATGCCTTCACCAGCGTTCTCAAGCGCCACCTCGACGCGGACGGGCGCAAGGCCTTCATCGGCCTGATGTGGGAGATCGTCTATGCTGATGGCGAGCTGCATGAACTCGAGGACAACACGGTGTGGCGCGTCGCCGAACTGATCGGCGTCGAGCGCCACGACCGGGTCGAGGCGCGCCGCAAGGCGGCGGCGCAAGCGCCCGGCGCGCGCGGAACCTCCAGCGACGAATAGACGGGATCCCGCCTGCCGATGCCGCGCCAAACGAGCCCGAAGCCAAAAATCCTGATCGTGCTGCATCAAGAGAATTCGAGCCCCGGACGCGTCGGCCACATGCTCATCGAAGAGGGTTTCGATCTCGATATCCGCCGGCCGCCGCTTGGCGATGCGTTGCCGGAAACGCTCGATGGCCACGCCGGCGCCGTGGTGTTCGGCGGACCGATGAGCGCCAATGACGAGGACGAGTTCGTCCGCCGCGAGACCAGCTGGCTGGACATTCCGCTCAAGGAAAACCGGCCGCTGCTCGGTATCTGCCTTGGCGCGCAGATGCTGGTCAACCATCTCGGCGGCAAGGTCGAGGGTCACGGCGAAGGGCTGGTCGAGATCGGCTGGTATCCGCTCAAGGCGACCGAAGCC harbors:
- a CDS encoding COG4223 family protein, encoding MVKTPKMRHSKGRRDPVTIDLEPGAVSRVVDEDAGKDAAAGDAAAGDAAAGDAAAGNAAQTDEAKAEEAANASQPEAPEEPVHADQVDLEPWEHADAAAGQSGADTAARAKAAEPEMPYPGSDTPSDRAKPSSDYNFEDATTKTGETKTGETNAGAGKPDARSGPMAAQPKRGGLNGLTAGIIGGVIALVGAGGLQFAGLLGAPGSGAGVSLDGVNSDIASLKSEITRLKEADGNNDAAAKLVGLSSGLEQVRADVAALKSAVESGGAGDNAGLAALGDKVKQIETAVAALGKAGRAAPVDLGPLNEKLADLDALVKSTGEAAKAQDGRLAALEQSVSQLSGKVDAQASQPKIALAIAASALKAALDRGAPFSAELDTLAAISPNAPELATLRPYAEKGVPTRAEIASQMDAAANAMVAAATPVDQNAGFLDNLMSSAESLVKVRPIGAVEGAGAPETVARMEVAVNQGDYAKALSEYDTLPAAVKTAGADFAGKLKARVEVETQVDALISSAMKA
- a CDS encoding heme biosynthesis protein HemY, coding for MIRLLAFLVVVFALGLGFAWLADRPGDMVITFNGYQYQVSLMVAAVAVVAVVAAVMIAWWLVKSLWNSPYTISRYFRVRRRDRGYQALSTGMIAAGAGDGALARKKTKEAAKLIRSDQEPLIHLLEAQASLLEGDHEGARQKFESMLDDPEMRLLGLRGLYLEAESLGDRNAARHYAGRAAVMAPQLAWAAESTLEELTARGDWDGALKLVDAQKSTRQIERDAANRRRAVLLTAKAQSLADSDPNAARTAALEANKLRPDFAPAAVAAAAALFKQNDVRKGSKILETAWKAEPHPEVAELYTHARPGDAVLDRLNRAKKLQEMKKNHAESSMTVARAALDAMDFSTARREAEAAIRMDRREGAYLLLADIEEAETGDQGKVRQLLSKAVRAPRDPAWVADGVVSERWAPVSPVTGRLDAFEWRAPMERLGQLIDSRDETPGAAVPVIEALAKPASETPADVIEHAAASSEATGKAAESREDHVKPVTAAAFAAVPADAEGVEPAEELTRLPDDPGVDPDDEAEKSPRRFRLF
- a CDS encoding TerB family tellurite resistance protein yields the protein MFERVLSFLRDLPASSGTHASTDDPRVAASALLYHVMNADGVRQDVEWERFKAVLAESYSISGAELEALAAAGERADNEAIDLYAFTSVLKRHLDADGRKAFIGLMWEIVYADGELHELEDNTVWRVAELIGVERHDRVEARRKAAAQAPGARGTSSDE
- a CDS encoding glutamine amidotransferase, coding for MPRQTSPKPKILIVLHQENSSPGRVGHMLIEEGFDLDIRRPPLGDALPETLDGHAGAVVFGGPMSANDEDEFVRRETSWLDIPLKENRPLLGICLGAQMLVNHLGGKVEGHGEGLVEIGWYPLKATEAGKKLMHWPEMVYQFHREGFSLPSDAILLATAETYPNQAFRYGDNAWGIQFHGELTRVMMQRWVVRGAHRFELPGAQPGRDHLGGRLIWDLHLKRWLDEFLRMVFGRPAVG